Proteins from a genomic interval of Drosophila melanogaster chromosome 2R:
- the CG9083 gene encoding uncharacterized protein translates to MAARFIISALLLASPAVWGKPTFGREHVHIRIHLPESGGDHGGHGGGDFGGHGGGDFGGHGGGGYEIHSHDGGYSGGGGGGGHVNTYAVITENHGYSSGGGGGGGGGHGYSSGGYSSGHDDAKIAAIAAAAGSSSDHGHGGHGGSGGHGGGYGGHAIANIAAIAASSDSSDHGGSGGYGGYSGGGHSGGGHDTQVIVAAAAAGDSHGSSGGYGGGSSGGYSGGSSGGYDGGYSGGSSYSGASSYSSGSSYSSGGYSSGHGGGYSSGGGSSYDTQVVAAAAASGSGGSYGGSSGGGGDGYSYSAPASGGWAGSSSNWK, encoded by the exons ATGGCAGCCCGTTTCATA ATCAGTGCGCTTCTGCTGGCTAGCCCAGCGGTATGGGGAAAGCCCACCTTCGGACGAGAGCATGTCCACATCCGTATTCACCTGCCAGAGAGCGGTGGGGATCACGGCGGCCACGGAGGCGGTGATTTTGGCGGCCACGGAGGCGGTGATTTTGGCGGCCATGGAGGTGGAGGCTATGAGATTCACTCCCACGATGGCGGATACAGCGGCggtggaggaggcggtggtCATGTGAACACCTATGCTGTTATCACCGAGAACCACGGATACAGTTCCGGGGGTggcggaggcggtggaggTGGCCACGGATACAGCTCCGGCGGATATAGTTCCGGTCATGATGATGCCAAGATTGCTGCcatcgctgctgctgctggctcgTCCTCCGATCACGGACATGGCGGACATGGAGGCAGCGGCGGACACGGCGGAGGTTATGGTGGCCATGCCATCGCCAACATTGCAGCCATCGCCGCCAGCTCAGACTCCTCTGATCATGGTGGCAGCGGAGGATACGGCGGCTACAGCGGTGGCGGTCACAGCGGAGGAGGTCATGACACCCAGGTgattgtggctgctgctgcggctggaGATTCACATGGCTCTTCCGGCGGATACGGCGGCGGATCCTCCGGTGGATACAGTGGTGGCTCCTCCGGGGGCTACGATGGTGGATATTCTGGTGGATCCTCTTACAGCGGAGCCTCCTCCTACAGCAGCGGCTCGTCCTACAGCTCTGGAGGATACAGCAGTGGACATGGCGGTGGCTATAGCAGTGGCGGCGGATCCAGCTATGATACACAAGTGGTGGCTGCAGCCGCTGCTTCAGGCAGCGGTGGCTCCTACGGCGGGTCTtccggcggcggtggcgaCGGATACAGCTACTCAGCGCCGGCCTCAGGCGGCTGGGCAGGATCCAGTTCAAACTGGAAGTAG
- the Tpc2 gene encoding thiamine pyrophosphate carrier protein 2, which produces MPENSVVVQLMQAVGGGIAGAATRTITQPLDVLKIRFQMQVEPVTNHKGSKYRGVIHAFKSVYAEEGMRGMFRGHNSGQVLSISYALVQFWSYEQLRSMAHQFDYWRERPFLMFFICGGIAGCLGAVAAQPFDVVRTQMVAADPSSRRSQMNTFTGLRKVYKMEGWMGLSRGLPFTLVQVFPLVGANFLFYKYLNAAVLMAKPPDQRQEIHGAFLFLNGALSGVLAKMIVYPADLLKKRIQLMAFKQERKTFGRNPECPTILGCITTTFREEGIGGFYKGMLPTLLKAGLMSAVYFSIYDMFKRHYIAPMKEAEKNRQKLGKH; this is translated from the coding sequence ATGCCCGAAAACTCGGTGGTAGTCCAGTTAATGCAGGCCGTCGGCGGCGGAATCGCCGGAGCTGCGACGCGGACCATAACCCAGCCGCTGGACGTTCTGAAGATCCGATTCCAGATGCAAGTGGAGCCGGTGACAAACCATAAGGGGTCCAAATACCGTGGAGTCATCCACGCTTTCAAGTCGGTGTACGCCGAGGAGGGAATGCGCGGTATGTTCCGTGGTCACAACTCCGGCCAGGTTCTGAGCATTTCGTACGCTCTGGTACAGTTCTGGTCCTACGAACAGCTTCGCTCCATGGCCCACCAGTTTGACTACTGGAGGGAGCGACCCTTTCTCATGTTTTTCATCTGCGGCGGCATAGCCGGATGTCTGGGAGCCGTGGCCGCCCAGCCGTTCGACGTGGTAAGAACACAGATGGTGGCCGCAGACCCCTCCTCGCGCCGCAGTCAGATGAACACTTTTACCGGACTTCGAAAGGTCTATAAGATGGAGGGGTGGATGGGACTTTCCCGAGGACTACCCTTCACGCTTGTGCAGGTGTTTCCGCTGGTAGGGGCAAACTTTCTCTTCTACAAGTACCTCAACGCGGCTGTCTTGATGGCCAAGCCTCCCGACCAGCGCCAGGAAATCCACGGCGCATTTCTGTTTCTCAATGGGGCGCTGTCAGGGGTGTTGGCCAAGATGATCGTGTACCCGGCGGACCTGCTTAAAAAGCGCATCCAGCTGATGGCCTTCAAACAGGAACGTAAGACCTTTGGTCGCAACCCCGAGTGCCCTACGATCCTGGGCTGCATCACCACCACGTTTCGGGAGGAAGGAATCGGAGGCTTCTATAAGGGAATGTTGCCTACTCTACTCAAGGCAGGACTGATGAGTGCCGTGTACTTCTCCATCTATGACATGTTTAAGCGCCACTATATAGCTCCGATGAAAGAGGCGGAGAAAAATCGGCAAAAACTGGGCAAGCATTAG